Part of the Streptomyces europaeiscabiei genome is shown below.
AGTGCGGGCGAAGCCGCCCTCGCCGCGGAGTTCGCCACCGACGACAACTTCCACGCGCTGCGCATCGAGCCGTACCTGCTGGCCACCGCAGCGGCGCACCCCGGTCTGGGCGACATCCTCCAGAACCTCGCCGACCGTACGGCCACGACCCACCTGGCCCTGGTGCACGGCGACGTCAGCCCCAAGAACATCCTCGTCGGCCAGGCCGGGCCCGTGCTGCTGGACGCCGAGTGCGCCTGGTACGGCGACCCGGCCTTCGACCTGGCCTTCTGCGTCAACCATCTGCTCCTCAAGAGCCTGGTCATGCCGGGGCACCGAGCCGATCTGCTCGACTCGGCCCGGGCGCTGACGGAGCAGTACGTCCGGTGCGTCGACTGGGAGCCCAGGCAGGCCCTTGAGACGCGGGCCGCGGCGCTGCTCCCGGCACTGCTGCTCGCGCGCGTGGACGGAAAGTCCCCGGCGGAGTACCTCACCGACGACCGGCACCGGCTGTTCGTACGCACCGTGGCGTCCGCCCTGCTGCGGGCGCCCGCCCCAACGGTGGCGGACGCCCTGGACGCCTGGGCGACCGCGCTCGACGCCCCGACCGAGCCCGCCAGTGGTCGGCACGACTGACAGCAACCGATTCGAGGAGTTCGTCGGGCCGGGCGGACCGGGCGGACCCGACGGACCTGAACGAGGAGAGAGAGACGTATGCGCAGAGTCGTCACCGGTCATGACGAGAACGGCAGATCGGTCGTCGTCAGTGACGGCCCCATCCCGCGCAGCCGGGACTTCACCAGCCTCCCGGGCTGGGTCTCCCGCCTGCCGTGGGCCACCGAACCGGGCGAGCGGGTCAGCCGGACCGGCGAGGACCCCACGCCGAAGGTCACCAGCCTCCTCCCGACGCCCGGCGGCACGCGGTTCATCGTCCTTACCTTCCCACCGGACAGCGCGATGGCCGACCCGACGTTCGACCCGGTCGCCTTCGACCGGGAACAGAGGGCGGACTCGCCCGGCATCGCGGACCTCATGGAGCCCGACGGCATGCACACCACGCCGACCGTGGACTACGGCATCGTGCTCCAGGGCGACATCGTCCTCGAACTCGACGACGGCCACCGCACACCCCTCTCGGCAGGGGACATCGTGATCCAGAACGGAACCCGGCACAGCTGGCGCAACCGCAGTGACCAGCCGGTCACCATGGCCTTCGTCCTCGTCGGCGCGGAGCGCGACGGCTGACAGGGGCGGAGCGGTTCCTGGCCCGAATCCGGGTTCGCCCTCTCCGCGTGAGACGACCGCAGTAGGCACGACGGCAGGCGGGCCGAAGGTCCGGGCCGGCGAGCCACCCGCTGCCCACTCTCCTCCTGAACGTGCAGGCGAGCGCCGAGCGGGTACGGGTCCGCGCTCCGCACATACGGATGAAGCCCCACGGCGTCGACGCTCCGTGGGGCTACCGCCGTACGCGGGAGCCGGCCGGAGCCGGGCGCGTGTCAGGCGCCGGTGTCCGGTCCGCCGAAGCCGGCGAGTGTCTTCTCGGCGTACTGGAGGAACGCGCGGGCCCGGTGTGTCGGGATGACGTGCGAGGCATGGGCGATCACGAGCTCGACATCGTCCAGCGGGTCGCTGAGCGGCACGGATGCCAGGGGGAGTCCTTCGACGCTGGTGTCGGTCGGCCAGGTCTGAATCAGTGTGGCGAAGCCGAGACCGCGGGCGACCATGCTGCGGACGGCTTCGATGCTCGAGGTCCGGTACCGGATGTTAGGCCGTGCTCCGGCTAGGGAGAACCAGTGGTCCGCGTTCTGCTGGGCGGGCGGCTCCGCGTGGATGATCAGCGGCTCGTCCGCCAGTTCGGCGAGTGAGACGGACTCGCGCCCCGCCACAGCGTGGTCGGCGGCCACGATGACGTACGGACGGCTTGCGCGGAGCGTCGTACAGGACAGGCCGGCCTCGTCACCGAATGCGTACAGCAAAGCGACATCGCAAGAGCCCTGTGCCAGGGCTTGTCTCATTTCGTTTAGCTGACCCTCGATCAGCTCCAAGTTGACCGCCGGGTGATGCCGGGTGAAACCGTCCACCAGGAGCGGGATCAGGAAAGGCGTCAGGGCGGCATAGCAGCCAACTGTCAAGCGGCCGGCCAGTTGGCCTTCCTCGGCCTGAGCGCCGGCCGTTATCTCGTCGGCCTGAGTCAACATCGCCTGGGCGCGTCCGAGGATCCGGCTGCCCGCCTCGGTGAGAGAGACCCCTTTCGCCCGACGTCGTATCAGCAACTGCACGCCGAGGCGGCGTTCGAGGTCGGCGATCGCCGTCGAGATGCTGGCCTGGGAGGCATGGCACCGCACCGCTGCCGCGCTCATGGAACCGGTGTCCGCCACGGCGACGAAGTATTCCAGCTGGCGGAGGGAAAAATTGGCTGCCATTTCTCTCCTACTGCTATGGGAACTCTCTATAAGCCTTATCGGAAAGTTCTGCTTTTCCTGGATGTAACGCAGATGTCATCCTAAGCCGCAGTTCACCCGTGGAAAAGGCTTGTTTTACGAGCAAGCCCCGGCGCGCTCAACGAGGAGACCTCCATGACCACGCTTCTTGACCCCACCCGATCCGCAGACCGAGGAATTGACGGCAGCGTGCTCGACCGCGTCCGCGCGCTCCTTCCCCAGATCGCCGCACGCTCTGCCGAGGGAGAGGACACCCGGGCGGTTCCGGCGGAGATCGTCGCCGCACTGCGCGAGGCCGGTGTGTTCCGGATGGCCCTGCCCCGGGTGTGGGGTGGAGAAGAGTTCGGGCTGCTGGAAGGCGCCCGGGTGGTGCGGGAGATCGCCCGAGCCGACGGATCGACGGGCTGGACCGTCCAGGCCGCTTCGATGGCATGGTTCTTCGTACGGTCGCTGCCCCGGGAGACGCTGGAGAAAGAGGTGTTCGGAGGTGGAGCGGATCCCATGCTCCGAGGAGCAGTGGCTCCGAAGGGACTGGCGACGCCGGTGAAGGGCGGTTACCGGATCAGTGGCCGATGGCCGCTGGCGAGCGGTCCGTTCACTCCGGACTGGATGCTCGGAGGATTTCTGGTCGAAGGGGCGCCTCCGCTGCCGGACGGCCGCCCGGACATGCGGGTCGCGCTGTTCCGGCCCGAGCAGGTCACCTTCCTCGACACCTGGGACGCGGTCGGCCTGCGCGCCACCCAGAGCACGGACTTCACCATGGACGACGTCTTCGTGCCCGAGCATCACACGGGGCCGATGTTCGGAGGCAACAACATCCCCGCACCCCTTTACGACCTGCCCTACTCGCCCACCGGGGCCTCGCACGACGCCGTCATCCTCGGCGCCCTCGACGGTGCGCTCGCCGATCTTGCCGAACTCGCCGCCACCAAGCGGCCGGCGTTCAACCCGAGGGCCCTCCTCGGTGAGGACCCGGTGTTCCAGGAGGAGTTCGCCGAGCTGCATCTGCGGGCGGGGGCCTTGGCTGCCCTGTCGGAGCAGACCGGACGCATCGTCATGGACCGTGCGCTCAAGGGTGAGGCGCCCACCGCGGCCGAGTGGTTCAGCTACAAGGGCACCACCCAGCACATCCATCACGAGGGCATCCGGATCCTCAACGAGATCATGACCCTCTCGGGCAGCGCGGGCCTCTACAGCGCCAGTCCGCTCCAGCGCCGCTGGCGCGATGTCCGCTGCGTCTCCCAGCACGTGGTCGGCAACACGGGAGCGATGCGCCGGCTCGGCGCGGTCCTGTCGGGACGGGACTGACATGCCTCTCAACCCTTCCGAGGAAGCAATGCATACGCGACTGACCCCCCTATCGCGAACCTCCGAGAGCCACGCCGAAGCTCGGCCGCACCGCACACACCGACACCGGAAGGGTGGCCCCCGATGAGCCCTCTGCATGCGACACCGACCAACCCTGCCCTGCTGCGTCAGGCATTCGGATGCTTCCCGTCCGGGGTGACAGCCGTGTGCGCACTCGACTCCGGCACCCCGGTGGGCATGGCCGCGAGCACATTCACCCCCGTCTCCCTGACACCTGCCCTGATATCGGTCTGTGTGCAGGACACTTCCACGACCTGGCCGAAACTGCGACGGCGAAGCCACGTCGGCGTGAGCGTGCTCGCGCAGGGACAGGACGAGATCTGCCGGTCCCTGGCCGGCAAGGAGGGCGACCGGTTCGCGGGAGTCGACTGGGACGCCAACGACGACGGCAGCGTGTACATCCACGGCGCAAGTCTCTGGTTGAACTGCTCACTGCACGCCGAACTCCCCGGCGGTGACCACACGATCGTCCTCCTGGAAATCCAGGGCCTGCAGGCCCAACCCGACAGAGAACCTCTGGTGTTCCACAACAGCAGGTTCCGACGCCTGGCCGTCTCATGAGCAGGCGGCCGCTGCGAGGGGCGCACGATGCCCGCCCGTAGTCCGATGCTGTGAGGGCCACCGCCGGCCGCAGACGATGTCAGACCCATCGTCTGCGGCCATGGCGATGTCTGGCGGTCACCATCGCGGTCTGCGCCTGCCGGGTACTGAACTGGCCGACGTGATGTCGTTGGAGGAATCACGCCGACGCGAAGTGCAAGCGGACTGCCTCTCGTTCGACCGCGACCGGCTTTTGGGGCGCCCCGAGGTGCTCGGACAGCGGTCCCCATGAGCACTTGTGGAAGCGGCGCCCGATCAGCGTCTTCGCATGAACACGACGTCAGGGCCTGCCCTGTCTGTCTCCGCTGAGTTCGGAGGGCGGCGACGAAGTGCCCGGCTCCGGGCCCGCCCGGCACGCCGCAGTGGCAGGAGACTTCGCGGCCCCGAGAACGCGAGCGGCGGACTCCGCGGCTCTTCGGATTTAGGTCAGCGCGTCCCGAACCGGTCGTCCTTCCCGGGGGACATCTGGACTCGACCCAAGGCCGTGTCCTGCCTTCCCCCGGTGACCGGTCATGACGTCTGACCGCCTGCGGACAGCGCCTTACAGCGTGGCGCGGGGACGGTCGACGGCTCGCTTCCCTGACCTTCACCGATCCCTGCCCCGACCGGGAGAGTTCCCGCACAGGCAGTGACCGCCGCGCGGAGGACCTGTGCCGCCACTCATGCCCTTTCACGTGCCGATGCCCCGTCTGTACGTCCACTCCGCAGCAGTTGGCTCGTCCGGAGCACGCTGTACGCCCTGCTGTTCGTGCTGCTGACGTGCCTCGGTGAATCAACACGATCTGCCGGAGTCACCTGCTTGCTCAGCCACAGTGTCGAGTGCAGTCACTCTGCCCGCAGAGGGCTCCGACGGCGAGACTCTCGATCCGTCCGAGTCTCCCGACCGCTGCCACGACCCCCGCCTCGGAAAAGCTGTCTTCCCACATGCGTCCCCTCGGGTCCTACCGCGCGCCCTCGTCGCGCTGTCGCTGACGGACGACACGGCAACTCCCGTGCGCCAACTCCCCGGCGTCGTCGGAGGACCGCTGGCGAGCGGCGGCCGGTCCGCTCGCACCGCCATCTGCGGGTGGCGCATATAGGAGCCATCCCGTGGGTCGGCCCTGGTCGCTGCGTCCCGCCCCGCCGCGCGCCTCGACCGTCGAAAGCCGACCGTTCGTGGGGCTCGGACACCGGGCAGCCACTTCCTTCTCTTCACGGGCCAAGTCTCAAGTGTGCCGATTGGCCTGGGGCATCACTTCGCCACGTCAGCCGACCGTCCTTCCGGGCCCCCGACGGCCGTGCCCTGGTCCCCGGCAGCGGCGTCGGCGCCGCTTCGCCTCCCAGTACGGCCTCGATATTGCTCGCCGCCAACTCGACCATCGCCGCGCGCGTGGCCTCCGTCGCCGAACCCACATGCGGCAGCACCACCAGATGTGGCTCGGCGAATAGCCGATCGTCCGGGTCCGTACGGGGCTCGTCCACCATCACGTCCAGTCCCGCCGAGTGCAGCATCCCGGCTCGCAGCGCGGCGACCAGAGCCTCCTCGTCGACGATTCCGCCCCGTCCGGTGTTGACGAGCGTCGCCGTCGGTTTCATCCGGGCGAGTTCCGGTGCGCCGATCATGCCGGCGGTCTCGGGCGTCAGGGGAGTGTGCAGGGACACCACGTCACTGGTGCGCAGCAGCTCGTCGAAGGTGACCCAGCGGGACAGGCCGTCGTCCTCCTTGCGGCGCGGATGGTGGTGTTGGACCCGCATGCCGAATCCGGCCGCCCGCCGTGCGAGGGCCTTGGCGATCTGCCCGTAGCCGATCAGCCCGAGCGTCGCGCCCTGTACGTCGAGCCCCAGGAAAGCGTCCATGCTGAAGGCGCCCCACTCGCCGCGCCGCAACGAGGCCATGCTGGCGCCGAGGCGCCGCCGCGCCATCAGGATCAGCGCCATCGCCACGTCGGCGGTGGTGTCGGCGAGCACGCCGGGGGTGTGGGTGACCACCACGCCGCGCGCGGCGGCGGCGTCGACGTCCACGCCGTCGTAGCCCATCGACGCGAGCGCCACGACGCGGAGGCCGGGGCCGGCCGCGTCCAGCAGTGCGGCGTCCACCCGGTCGCTGCCGAGGACGAGCAGCCCCTCGCAGCCTCGGACCAGTGTGCCCAGTTCGGCGGAGGTGGGAGGCGCCGTTCCTTCCCAGGCGGTGACGTTGTACCGCGAGGCGAGCCGCCCGACGGCGGGGCCTGGCAGGCCGGTGCGGCTCACCGCGACACGGGGACGGGGTACGGGCGTGCCCGACATGCTGGACTCCCATGGTCGGAGGGGATGCTGGCGGGTGAGTGGTAGCCCTGGGTGGACCGGAGTGGATGGGCCACCTCGCCGGGACCGTGCGGGTGAACCGGTCCGGGAAGGTGATGCTCGGAGCAGGCGGGCGGACACGACCGCCGCCGGGACGGGCGGGCCGGTTCGGGGCCGGCCCGCGTGAGGGCGTCGTCGGACCGCGTCAGGGCTTCGCCGCATCCGCGAAGTCGAGGAGCACCTTGCAGGACCGCG
Proteins encoded:
- a CDS encoding phosphotransferase family protein; its protein translation is MNQPSAPMSPHTEPADFLFAQGLAEPGEPARWTPLAGGVSSDLWRVDLPGRSLCVKRALARLRVAADWEAPVSRNAYEWAWMRFASRHRPDSVPELLAHDAEAGLFAMAFLPPEQYPVWKAQLFGGQVEVATAAAVGELLGTLHAASAGEAALAAEFATDDNFHALRIEPYLLATAAAHPGLGDILQNLADRTATTHLALVHGDVSPKNILVGQAGPVLLDAECAWYGDPAFDLAFCVNHLLLKSLVMPGHRADLLDSARALTEQYVRCVDWEPRQALETRAAALLPALLLARVDGKSPAEYLTDDRHRLFVRTVASALLRAPAPTVADALDAWATALDAPTEPASGRHD
- a CDS encoding cupin domain-containing protein, producing MRRVVTGHDENGRSVVVSDGPIPRSRDFTSLPGWVSRLPWATEPGERVSRTGEDPTPKVTSLLPTPGGTRFIVLTFPPDSAMADPTFDPVAFDREQRADSPGIADLMEPDGMHTTPTVDYGIVLQGDIVLELDDGHRTPLSAGDIVIQNGTRHSWRNRSDQPVTMAFVLVGAERDG
- a CDS encoding LysR family transcriptional regulator, producing MAANFSLRQLEYFVAVADTGSMSAAAVRCHASQASISTAIADLERRLGVQLLIRRRAKGVSLTEAGSRILGRAQAMLTQADEITAGAQAEEGQLAGRLTVGCYAALTPFLIPLLVDGFTRHHPAVNLELIEGQLNEMRQALAQGSCDVALLYAFGDEAGLSCTTLRASRPYVIVAADHAVAGRESVSLAELADEPLIIHAEPPAQQNADHWFSLAGARPNIRYRTSSIEAVRSMVARGLGFATLIQTWPTDTSVEGLPLASVPLSDPLDDVELVIAHASHVIPTHRARAFLQYAEKTLAGFGGPDTGA
- a CDS encoding acyl-CoA dehydrogenase family protein codes for the protein MTTLLDPTRSADRGIDGSVLDRVRALLPQIAARSAEGEDTRAVPAEIVAALREAGVFRMALPRVWGGEEFGLLEGARVVREIARADGSTGWTVQAASMAWFFVRSLPRETLEKEVFGGGADPMLRGAVAPKGLATPVKGGYRISGRWPLASGPFTPDWMLGGFLVEGAPPLPDGRPDMRVALFRPEQVTFLDTWDAVGLRATQSTDFTMDDVFVPEHHTGPMFGGNNIPAPLYDLPYSPTGASHDAVILGALDGALADLAELAATKRPAFNPRALLGEDPVFQEEFAELHLRAGALAALSEQTGRIVMDRALKGEAPTAAEWFSYKGTTQHIHHEGIRILNEIMTLSGSAGLYSASPLQRRWRDVRCVSQHVVGNTGAMRRLGAVLSGRD
- a CDS encoding flavin reductase family protein — translated: MSPLHATPTNPALLRQAFGCFPSGVTAVCALDSGTPVGMAASTFTPVSLTPALISVCVQDTSTTWPKLRRRSHVGVSVLAQGQDEICRSLAGKEGDRFAGVDWDANDDGSVYIHGASLWLNCSLHAELPGGDHTIVLLEIQGLQAQPDREPLVFHNSRFRRLAVS
- a CDS encoding 2-hydroxyacid dehydrogenase, producing the protein MSGTPVPRPRVAVSRTGLPGPAVGRLASRYNVTAWEGTAPPTSAELGTLVRGCEGLLVLGSDRVDAALLDAAGPGLRVVALASMGYDGVDVDAAAARGVVVTHTPGVLADTTADVAMALILMARRRLGASMASLRRGEWGAFSMDAFLGLDVQGATLGLIGYGQIAKALARRAAGFGMRVQHHHPRRKEDDGLSRWVTFDELLRTSDVVSLHTPLTPETAGMIGAPELARMKPTATLVNTGRGGIVDEEALVAALRAGMLHSAGLDVMVDEPRTDPDDRLFAEPHLVVLPHVGSATEATRAAMVELAASNIEAVLGGEAAPTPLPGTRARPSGARKDGRLTWRSDAPGQSAHLRLGP